One Vigna unguiculata cultivar IT97K-499-35 chromosome 7, ASM411807v1, whole genome shotgun sequence genomic region harbors:
- the LOC114192786 gene encoding transcription factor TGA2.2-like, which translates to MQSFNPTESESTSPLYSHSSFIHRGNDANPNPTRFSDLQHSFRQHDAIDLSSSSVFGAKSNNMAVVASNLQCGTFNTNLGGAEFASTVVGCAETDSQHMYQRGSSSATMPMGNQYVEKWADDSQHTEDTCTDIDTDDKNQCFSTVSWGTGVGDGALVVVDSQDQCKTKVKPEDQKTVRRLAQNREAARKSRLRKKAYVQQLENSRVRLAQLEQELQRARQQGVLVASGITADRGHSVVGNGALAFDMDYARWVDEHQRLINDLRSALNSRMGDNELHVLVDGVVAHYDELFRLKSIGAKADVFHILSGMWKTPAERCFIWLGGFRSSEILKIVRNQLEPLTEEQLMGIYNLQQSSQQAEDALSQGMEALQQSLSDTLSTPSQGPCGSGNVAEYMGQMAIALGKLATLESFLHQADLLRQQTLQQMRRILSTFQAARALLVINDYVSRLRALNSLWLACPREY; encoded by the exons ATGCAAAGCTTCAACCCAACCGAATCAGAATCAACCTCACCACTCTATTCCCACTCTTCATTCATTCACCG GGGAAATGACGCCAACCCAAATCCCACGCGCTTCTCTGATCTTCAGCATTCTTTTCGGCAGCACGATGCTATTGATTTAAGCTCAA GTTCTGTGTTTGGTGCAAAGTCGAACAATATGGCTGTTGTTGCAAGCAACTTGCAGTGTGGGACATTCAACACG AACCTTGGAGGTGCAGAATTTGCTTCGACGGTTGTAGGGTGTGCTGAGACAGATTCTCAACACATGTATCAGAGAGGAAGCAGTAGCGCCACCATGCCCATGGGGAACCAGTATGTTGAGAAATGGGCAGATGATAGCCAGCACACTGAAGATACTTGCACAGACATCGACACCGATGATAAAAACCAA TGTTTCTCTACCGTGTCTTGGGGCACTGGAGTTGGGGACGGGGCACTTGTAGTTGTGGACTCCCAGGATCAATGTAAGACGAAGGTTAAACCTGAAGACCAGAAG ACCGTACGTAGGCTAGCTCAGAATCGCGAGGCTGCTAGGAAGAGTAGGTTGAGGAAAAAG GCATATGTGCAGCAGTTGGAGAACAGTCGAGTTAGGCTTGCACAATTAGAACAAGAACTTCAACGGGCACGTCAGCAG GGTGTTCTTGTTGCAAGTGGAATCACAGCCGATCGAGGTCATTCAGTTGTTGGAAATG GAGCTTTAGCATTTGACATGGACTATGCTCGATGGGTTGATGAGCATCAGAGGCTGATCAATGACCTAAGATCAGCTTTAAATTCTCGAATGGGTGATAATGAATTGCATGTTCTTGTTGATGGAGTTGTGGCACATTACGATGAATTATTCAGGTTGAAGAGCATAGGGGCAAAGGCTGATGTATTTCACATACTTTCTGGGATGTGGAAGACTCCTGCAGAAAGATGCTTCATATGGCTTGGTGGATTTCGTTCTTCTGAAATCCTCAAG ATAGTTAGAAACCAGCTTGAGCCATTAACTGAAGAGCAATTGATGGGAATTTACAATCTGCAACAGTCTTCTCAGCAGGCTGAAGATGCATTATCACAAGGCATGGAAGCATTGCAGCAATCTCTGTCAGACACACTCTCAACCCCCTCACAGGGACCATGTGGTTCTGGAAATGTTGCTGAGTACATGGGCCAAATGGCAATTGCATTGGGCAAGCTTGCCACACTTGAGAGTTTCCTTCATCAG GCTGATCTGTTGAGGCAACAAACTCTGCAACAGATGAGACGAATTCTGAGCACCTTCCAAGCTGCGCGGGCACTACTCGTCATAAATGATTACGTTTCACGGCTCAGAGCTCTTAATTCTCTATGGTTAGCGTGCCCTAGAGAGTACTAG
- the LOC114192787 gene encoding probable carboxylesterase 6: MATLTSNVYLSPQYNVPKDHHGCVVEEIAGLIRVHKDGHVERPQVLPCVTASTMNPELNVTSRDMVIDSATNTWARFYAPSCQHELPLLVYFHGGGFCVGSAAWSCYHDFLARLSAKVGCVIMSVNYRLAPENPLPAPYDDGLKALTWVKQQMLYQQHNKGSGSDSEWWTTKCNFSSVFLGGDSAGANIAYNVATRVAACDGAALRPLNLKGLILIQPFFGGEVRTGSEKCMAQSSGSALNLAASDTYWRLALPCGANRDHPWCNPLVKVKLEELKLLRTLVCISEMDILKDRNLEFCDTLVRAGKRVEYEVFEGVGHAFQILSKSQISKNRTKEMMARVKSFMTL, translated from the coding sequence ATGGCTACTCTTACCTCAAACGTATACCTTAGCCCACAATACAATGTTCCCAAAGACCATCATGGTTGTGTAGTTGAGGAAATAGCAGGGCTTATTAGAGTTCACAAAGATGGACACGTGGAACGACCACAAGTTCTTCCATGTGTCACTGCCAGTACTATGAATCCAGAGCTAAACGTGACATCTCGAGACATGGTCATTGACAGTGCCACAAACACATGGGCACGTTTTTACGCTCCAAGTTGCCAACACGAGTTGCCATTGCTCGTTTATTTCCACGGTGGAGGGTTTTGTGTTGGGTCAGCAGCATGGAGTTGCTACCATGATTTCCTTGCAAGGCTATCTGCAAAAGTGGGGTGTGTGATTATGTCAGTGAACTATCGATTGGCCCCAGAGAACCCTCTTCCAGCACCCTACGATGACGGATTAAAAGCCCTAACGTGGGTGAAGCAACAAATGCTATATCAGCAACACAACAAGGGTAGTGGTAGTGACAGTGAATGGTGGACTACAAAGTGTAACTTCTCCAGTGTCTTCTTGGGCGGGGACAGTGCTGGCGCTAACATAGCCTACAACGTTGCCACAAGGGTAGCTGCATGTGATGGTGCTGCTTTAAGGCCTTTGAATCTGAAAGGTCTTATTTTGATACAACCCTTTTTCGGTGGGGAAGTAAGAACAGGTTCTGAGAAATGCATGGCTCAATCATCGGGTTCTGCTTTGAACTTGGCAGCATCTGACACTTATTGGCGCTTGGCGTTACCCTGTGGTGCGAACCGTGACCATCCCTGGTGCAACCCTTTGGTGAAAGTGAAGTTGGAGGAGTTGAAGTTGTTGCGTACCTTGGTTTGCATCTCGGAGATGGATATATTGAAAGATAGGAACTTGGAGTTTTGTGATACTTTGGTGAGAGCAGGGAAAAGGGTTGAGTATGAGGTGTTCGAAGGTGTTGGACATGCGTTTCAGATTTTGAGTAAGTCTCAGATATCCAAGAACAGAACTAAGGAAATGATGGCTCGTGTTAAGTCCTTCATGACTCTCTGA
- the LOC114192785 gene encoding serine/threonine-protein phosphatase 2A 65 kDa regulatory subunit A beta isoform: protein MSMADEPLYPIAVLIDELKNDDIQLRLNSIRRLSTIARALGEERTRRELIPFLSENNDDDDEVLLAMAEELGVFIPYVGGVEHASVLLPPLETLCTVEETCVRDKAVESLCRIGSQMRESDLVEYFIPLVKRLAAGEWFTARVSACGLFHIAYPSAPETAKTELRSIYSQLCQDDMPMVRRSAASNLGKFAATVEYAHLKADVMSIFEDLTQDDQDSVRLLAVEGCAALGKLLEPQDCVAHILPVIVNFSQDKSWRVRYMVANQLYELCEAVGPEPTRTELVPAYVRLLRDNEAEVRIAAAGKVTKFCRILNPELSIQHILPCVKELSSDSSQHVRSALASVIMGMAPVLGKEATIEQLLPIFLSLLKDEFPDVRLNIISKLDQVNQVIGIDLLSQSLLPAIVELAEDRHWRVRLAIIEYIPLLASQLGVGFFDDKLGALCMQWLQDKVHSIREAAANNLKRLAEEFGPEWAMQHIIPQVLEMSSNPHYLYRMTILRAISLLAPVMGPEITCSKLLPVVVAASKDRVPNIKFNVAKVLESIFPIVDQSVVEKTIRPCLVELSEDPDVDVRFFSNQALQAIDHVMMSS from the exons TATCCAATAGCAGTGCTTATAGATGAGTTGAAAAATGATGACATTCAGCTGCGGTTAAACTCGATTCGCAGGCTATCAACAATTGCACGTGCACTTGGGGAGGAGCGAACCCGTCGAGAATTAATTCcatttttgagtgaaaacaacgatgatgatgatgaggtaCTTCTTGCAATGGCAGAAGAGTTGGGAGTTTTCATTCCTTATGTTGGGGGAGTGGAACATGCCAGTGTGTTGCTGCCACCACTGGAGACACTTTGCACTGTTGAGGAGACCTGTGTAAGAGATAAAGCTGTGGAATCACTTTGTAGAATTGGATCTCAAATGAGGGAGAGTGATTTAGTTGAATATTTTATACCATTAGTGAAG AGATTAGCAGCAGGTGAATGGTTTACTGCCCGAGTCTCTGCATGTGGACTATTTCATATTGCATACCCTAGTGCACCGGAAACAGCAAAAACAGAGTTGAGATCAATATACAGTCAGTTATGTCAGGATGACATGCCTATGGTTAGAAGGTCGGCTGCATCAAATCTTGGTAAATTTGCTGCAACTGTTGAGTATGCTCATTTGAAGGCTGATGTCATGTCAATTTTTGAGGATCTAACTCAAGATG ATCAAGATTCTGTCAGATTGTTGGCTGTGGAGGGCTGTGCTGCTCTAGGCAAGCTATTGGAGCCACAAGATTGTGTTGCACATATTCTACCGGTTATTGTGAACTTCTCCCAG GACAAGTCTTGGCGTGTGCGTTACATGGTTGCAAATCAGTTGTATGAACTTTGTGAAGCTGTAGGCCCTGAACCAACCAG AACGGAATTGGTACCTGCCTATGTGCGATTGCTCCGAGACAATGAGGCCGAAGTACGCATAGCAGCTGCTGGAAAAGTGACCAAATTTTGCCGGATTTTAAATCCAGAACTTTCAATTCAGCATATTCTTCCTTGTGTGAAG GAATTGTCATCCGATTCTTCACAGCATGTCCGTTCTGCTTTGGCTTCAGTGATAATGGGAATGGCACCAGTCTTAGGAAAG GAAGCAACAATTGAGCAGCTTCTTCCTATTTTCCTTTCACTTTTGAAGGATGAATTTCCTGATGTACGCCTGAATATTATCAGCAAGCTTGATCAAGTGAATCAG GTTATCGGGATTGACCTGTTATCCCAATCTTTATTACCAGCCATTGTTGAGCTTGCTGAGGATAGGCATTGGAGGGTCCGGCTTGCAATTATAGAATATATACCCTTACTGGCAAGTCAGTTGGGGGTTGGGTTTTTTGATGACAAGCTTGGTGCTCTTTGCATGCAATGGTTGCAGGATAAG GTTCATTCAATTCGTGAAGCAGCTGCTAACAACTTGAAACGTCTTGCTGAGGAATTTGGTCCCGAGTGGGCAATGCAGCACATAATACCTCAG GTTTTGGAGATGAGCAGCAATCCACACTATTTGTATCGAATGACTATTCTTCGTGCTATCTCTCTGCTTGCTCCTGTAATGGGGCCCGAAATCACATGTTCAAAGTTGTTACCGGTGGTTGTTGCTGCTTCAAAAGACCG AGTGCCCAATATAAAGTTCAATGTGGCAAAGGTACTAGAGTCCATCTTCCCCATCGTTGATCAGTCT GTGGTGGAGAAGACTATTCGTCCATGCCTGGTTGAGCTCAGTGAGGATCCTGATGTTGATGTGCGATTTTTCTCTAACCAAGCACTACAGGCAATTGATCATGTCATGATGTCTAGCTAG
- the LOC114192412 gene encoding GDT1-like protein 4, translating into MSSIVQGFTKSLAMTILSEIGDKTFFAAAILAMRHPRRLVLSGCLSSLIVMTILSALVGWAAPNLISRTWTHHITTLLFLVFGLWSLKDALFEQGEAEELAEVEAKLDKDWKANNGAAKNSNKVDDATKKEQRSFLSQFFSPIFLQAFSITFFGEWGDKSQLATIGLAADENPFGVVLGGILGQALCTSAAVIGGKSLASQISEKIVALSGGILFIVFGIQSFLSPVES; encoded by the exons ATGAGCTCAATCGTTCAG GGTTTCACGAAGTCCCTGGCCATGACTATTCTCTCGGAGATCGGCGACAAAACATTTTTCGCTGCTGCG ATACTGGCTATGAGGCACCCACGGCGTCTAGTCTTATCAGGTTGCTTATCATCTTTGATT GTGATGACCATTCTGTCTGCTCTTGTTGGCTGGGCTGCTCCTAATCTG ATTTCCCGTACTTGGACTCATCACATTACTACATTGTTATTCTTGGTGTTTGGGCTTTGGTCCTTGAAAGATGCATTATTTGAACAAGG GGAGGCTGAAGAATTGGCTGAAGTTGAAGCTAAATTG GATAAAGATTGGAAGGCTAATAATGGAGCTGCAAAAAATAGCAACAAG GTTGATGATGCCACTAAAAAGGAGCAGCGGTCATTTTTATCTCAGTTTTTCTCTCCTATCTTTCTACAG GCATTCTCTATCACTTTTTTTGGTGAATGGGGTGACAAAAGCCAG CTGGCTACCATAGGTTTGGCTGCAGATGAGAATCCATTTGGTGTGGTTCTCGGGGGAATTCT GGGACAAGCGTTGTGCACCTCTGCTGCTGTTATTGGAGGGAAGAGTTTAGCTTCTCAGATATCCGAAAAAATT GTTGCACTTTCCGGTGGAAtcctttttattgtttttggaATTCAATCATTCCTTTCTCCTGTGGAATCATGA
- the LOC114192788 gene encoding uncharacterized protein LOC114192788 produces the protein MEMNSDPSVMSEAEYEDDTFYAEIRRQILLLTSEDNEDFDLLQTRSFNSINVTDGGSARSVFRFSCASPPPSNFCLWERHGSGSPPLWLVNLWKGGKGTGVFIPQVASRKIHRPGKLNSRKKVYRPVDNKS, from the exons ATGGAGATGAATTCAGATCCTAGTGTTATGTCTGAGGCAGAATATGAAGATGATACTTTCTATGCAGAGATTAGGAGGCAGATTCTGCTATTGACATCAGAAGACAACGAGGATTTTGATTTATTACAAACAAGAAGTTTCAATTCTATAAATGTCACTGATGGTGGTTCAGCAAGGTCAGTTTTCAGATTTAGCTGCGCATCACCACCTCCAAGCAATTTTTGTTTATGGGAAAGACATGGTTCTGGTTCACCACCCCTTTGGCTTGTGAACTTATGGAAGGGTGGTAAGGGTACTGGGGTGTTCATTCCCCAAGTGGCATCCAGAAAAATTCATAGACCAG GAAAACTGAATAGCAGGAAAAAGGTCTATAGACCAGTGGATAACAAAAGTTGA
- the LOC114192232 gene encoding CTL-like protein DDB_G0274487, with translation MMDSPSSSSSSSEFVSIATANQSAARSSGEGVATEQSRRWHDVFWLGIFLIHLIGLGFLLGVLGLNRFERENRLNIDKFTSRFSENQSGLTETYWPLYAAAGGVGTVLGWGWLLLLGSQATQMMKVSVHILTTYLAVVSVLCFWTGQIFWGVAFAIGALLQFLYVISVIDRLPFTMLILQKAVKMIWNLPEVMRVAYVFMFVVLLWMALWSFGAAGVVASSMGDGGRWWLLVVLSVSLFWTGAVLCNTVHVIVSGMVFLVLFHGGRDAASIPANSLVKSLQYALTTSFGSICYGSLFTAAIRTLRWKIRGFRSKIGNNECLLCLVDFLFHLVETLVRFFNKYAYVQIAVYGKSFNRSARDAWELLQSTGVEALVAYDCSGAVLLMGTIFGGLITGTCSGIWAWVKWSDRIIMIGSTSMLMGMVLVGLAMVVVESAVTSIYICYAEDPSLIQRWDAEFFNQMSETLHQRLQYRSARAREVLTHDRFDDLVPQNARI, from the exons ATGATGGATTCCCCGTCTTCCTCTTCATCCTCCTCCGAGTTCGTTTCCATAGCCACCGCCAATCAG AGTGCGGCCAGGAGCAGTGGAGAAGGGGTGGCTACGGAGCAGTCGCGGCGGTGGCACGACGTGTTCTGGTTAGGAATATTCTTAATCCATTTGATTGGGCTTGGGTTCCTTCTGGGGGTTCTTGGTCTAAATAGGTTCGAGAGAGAGAATAGACTTAACATTGACAAGTTTACCTCCCGGTTTTCTGAGAACCAATCCGGGTTGACTGAGACTTACTGGCCCCTTTATGCTGCTGCTGGTGGGGTTGGGACTGTTCTTGGATGGGgttggttgttgttgttgggcTCCCAGGCAACTCAAATGATGAAGGTGTCTGTTCACATACTCACCACTTACCTTGCTGTGGTCAGTGTTTTGTGTTTCTGGACTGGCCAGATTTTCTGGGGGGTTGCTTTTGCCATTGGAGCTCTTCTGCAGTTCCTTTATGTCATATCAGTCATAGACAG ACTCCCATTTACGATGTTGATTCTGCAGAAGGCTGTGAAGATGATTTGGAATCTTCCTGAGGTTATGAGAGTGGcatatgtttttatgtttgttgtGCTTTTATGGATGGCCTTATGGTCATTTGGAGCAGCAGGTGTTGTGGCTTCAAGCATGGGTGATGGTGGACGCTGGTGGCTTCTTGTG GTTCTCTCTGTGAGCTTGTTTTGGACAGGTGCAGTACTATGTAATACCGTGCATGTTATAGTGTCTGGGATGGTGTTTCTTGTTCTTTTTCATGGTGGTAGAGATGCAGCTTCAATTCCAGCTAACTCCTTAGTGAAATCTCTACAGTATGCTTTAACCACATCGTTTGGCAGCATTTGCTATGGTTCATTATTTACTGCAGCAATTAGGACACTACGATGGAAG ATACGGGGATTTCGGTCTAAGATTGGCAATAACGAGTGTTTACTTTGCCTTGTCGATTTCCTTTTCCATCTCGTGGAGACTCTTGTGCGTTTCTTTAACAAGTATGCCTATGTTCAG ATTGCTGTTTATGGTAAAAGCTTTAACCGGTCAGCTAGAGATGCATGGGAGTTACTCCAGTCAACCGGGGTTGAAGCACTTGTGGCCTATGATTGTTCTGGTGCTGTGCTTCTAATGGGTACTATTTTTGGTGGTCTGATAACTGGAACTTGCTCTGGTATTTGGGCATGGGTTAAATGGAGTGACAGAATTATTATGATCGGATCCACTTCCATGCTGATGGGGATGGTATTG GTTGGATTGGCAATGGTCGTGGTGGAAAGTGCTGTTACATCCATATACATCTGCTATGCCGAGGACCCCTCATTAATTCAAAGATGGGACGCTGAATTTTTCAACCAAATGTCTGAGACACTTCATCAGCGACTTCAATATAGAAGTGCTCGAGCAAGGGAAGTTTTAACCCACGATCGATTCGATGACCTTGTACCCCAAAATGCACGTATCTGA